A stretch of the Candidatus Thermoplasmatota archaeon genome encodes the following:
- a CDS encoding CoA-binding protein, producing MTGAPADPASILRGARRIAVVGFSATPGKDAHEIPKYLLEHGFDVVPVNPTAPEILGRKAYASLAEVPGEIDIVNVFRPAEEAPEIARAAARKGARALWLQTGLASGEAARIARESGMAYVENACVRVTHRLLR from the coding sequence GTGACGGGCGCGCCCGCGGACCCGGCGTCGATCCTGCGCGGCGCGCGCCGCATCGCCGTCGTCGGCTTCTCGGCCACGCCGGGAAAGGATGCGCACGAGATCCCGAAGTACCTCCTCGAGCACGGGTTTGACGTCGTGCCGGTGAACCCGACGGCGCCCGAGATCCTCGGCCGCAAGGCGTACGCGTCGCTTGCGGAGGTTCCCGGCGAGATCGACATCGTGAACGTGTTCCGGCCCGCGGAGGAGGCGCCGGAGATCGCGCGGGCGGCCGCGCGCAAGGGCGCGCGCGCGCTGTGGCTGCAGACGGGCCTTGCAAGCGGGGAGGCCGCCCGCATCGCGCGCGAGTCCGGAATGGCCTACGTCGAGAACGCCTGCGTGCGCGTCACGCATCGCCTGCTGCGCTGA
- a CDS encoding DHH family phosphoesterase, producing MYVIIGCGSVGFNVARMLRDRGKEILILDKSKKRVEDLRDGELNAAVCDMERLDPFRQELEQATAILLLGSNMEGNLAALKWLKGEVSEAFVVVRAIDPVSAEAFEKAGADRIVRPSEVIARSVIRELQEFEVQKAGSALANIIRGARSLAIVLHSSPDPDAMASGMALQAICEHLGTTAELYHGGKVGHQENRAFVNLLSIRLTEIGPKEDPMDYVRRHDKIALVECGVPGKNNVLPPGIVPAVVFDHHPLDEEDAVADFVDVREGVGATATILTKYLQQLNVPVSPRLATALLYAIRTDTRGFTRGATAEDMAAATFLSAYADMALLEKIETPPMAGETVDVLGRAIRNREVYGSHLLSCAEFIHDRDTLPQAADFLLQLEGVNTVLVFGIVDDVIHMSARSNDVRINLGEQMEKAFGKQNAGGHAQSAGGQIKLGIFGNVEDHDALLRLAKDAVRKQFFRIVGIEAPNVSSSANPTA from the coding sequence ATGTACGTCATCATTGGCTGCGGGTCGGTCGGATTCAACGTCGCCCGCATGCTGCGCGATCGCGGCAAAGAGATCCTCATCCTCGACAAGAGCAAGAAGCGCGTCGAGGACCTGCGCGACGGCGAGCTCAACGCCGCCGTCTGCGACATGGAGCGGCTCGACCCCTTCCGCCAGGAGCTCGAGCAGGCCACCGCCATTCTCCTCCTTGGCTCCAACATGGAGGGCAACCTCGCTGCCCTCAAGTGGTTGAAGGGCGAGGTCTCCGAAGCCTTCGTCGTCGTCCGCGCCATCGACCCCGTCTCCGCCGAGGCGTTCGAGAAGGCCGGCGCCGACCGCATCGTTCGCCCAAGCGAGGTCATCGCGCGCTCGGTCATCCGCGAGCTGCAGGAGTTCGAGGTGCAGAAGGCCGGCTCCGCCCTTGCCAACATCATCCGCGGCGCGCGCAGCCTTGCCATCGTGCTGCACAGCTCGCCCGATCCCGACGCGATGGCCTCGGGCATGGCGTTGCAGGCGATCTGCGAGCATCTCGGAACGACGGCCGAGCTCTACCACGGCGGCAAGGTCGGCCACCAGGAGAACCGCGCCTTCGTGAACCTCCTCTCGATCCGCCTCACGGAGATCGGGCCCAAGGAGGATCCGATGGACTACGTGCGCCGGCACGACAAGATCGCGCTCGTCGAGTGCGGCGTCCCCGGCAAGAACAACGTCCTTCCGCCGGGTATCGTGCCCGCCGTCGTGTTCGACCACCACCCGCTCGACGAGGAGGACGCCGTCGCCGACTTCGTCGACGTGCGCGAGGGCGTGGGCGCCACGGCCACGATCCTCACGAAGTACCTTCAGCAGCTCAACGTGCCCGTCTCGCCGCGCCTGGCGACGGCGCTCCTGTACGCGATCCGCACGGACACGCGCGGCTTCACGCGGGGCGCCACGGCCGAGGACATGGCGGCCGCGACGTTCCTCTCCGCGTACGCGGACATGGCCCTTCTCGAGAAGATCGAGACGCCCCCCATGGCCGGCGAGACGGTCGACGTGCTCGGTCGCGCGATCCGCAACCGCGAGGTCTACGGCTCGCACCTTCTCTCCTGCGCCGAGTTCATCCACGACCGCGACACGCTGCCGCAGGCCGCCGACTTCCTGCTGCAGCTCGAGGGAGTGAACACCGTTCTCGTCTTCGGAATCGTCGACGACGTGATCCACATGAGCGCGCGCTCAAACGACGTGCGCATCAACCTCGGCGAGCAGATGGAGAAAGCCTTTGGCAAGCAGAACGCCGGCGGCCACGCGCAGAGCGCCGGCGGCCAGATCAAGCTTGGAATCTTCGGAAACGTGGAGGACCACGACGCGCTGCTGCGCCTTGCCAAGGACGCCGTGCGCAAGCAGTTCTTCCGCATCGTCGGCATCGAGGCGCCCAACGTGTCCTCGTCCGCAAACCCGACGGCGTGA
- a CDS encoding type IV pilin — translation MRKVSNDDDAVSPVIAVILMVAITVVLAATVYIWVTSFSSQQDAGVQASVQATSLNRTGSGAQQDTIRILLSNAADAPFPENQVSVTVNGASATAYTNQAMTTTLASAGQWGNGGALYVACTPGGGNHNLVVTIRGSVVLAQSVRC, via the coding sequence ATGCGCAAGGTTTCGAACGACGACGACGCCGTCTCGCCGGTGATCGCGGTCATCCTCATGGTGGCCATCACCGTCGTGCTCGCGGCGACCGTGTACATTTGGGTGACAAGCTTCAGCAGCCAGCAGGACGCGGGCGTGCAGGCGAGCGTGCAGGCGACCTCGCTCAACCGCACGGGAAGCGGCGCCCAGCAGGACACGATCCGGATCCTGCTCTCAAACGCGGCCGACGCGCCGTTCCCGGAGAATCAGGTCTCCGTCACGGTGAACGGAGCAAGCGCTACCGCGTACACGAACCAGGCCATGACGACGACGCTTGCCTCGGCCGGCCAGTGGGGCAACGGCGGCGCGTTGTACGTCGCGTGCACGCCCGGCGGCGGCAACCACAACCTCGTGGTGACCATCCGCGGCAGCGTCGTGCTCGCGCAGTCCGTACGGTGCTAG
- a CDS encoding type IV pilin N-terminal domain-containing protein — MKANRRFSHENDEAVSPVIAVILMVAITVVLAATVYIWVTSFSSNQQAPTQASVQASAINRNPSTNSLQDTIRLLLSNAPEAFGASSIVITVNGTAVAHANICLVQPNATVAGTGTGATFCDLNTNTLTVVGQWANGRSLYFDCSGPGDNEVVATVRNSVVHSSRVRCDE; from the coding sequence ATGAAAGCCAATCGCAGATTCTCGCACGAGAACGACGAGGCCGTTTCGCCGGTGATCGCGGTCATCCTCATGGTCGCCATCACCGTCGTCCTCGCGGCGACGGTGTACATTTGGGTCACGAGCTTCAGCAGCAACCAGCAGGCGCCCACGCAGGCAAGCGTGCAGGCGTCGGCCATCAACCGCAACCCGAGCACGAACTCGCTGCAGGACACGATTCGGCTCCTGCTGTCGAACGCTCCGGAGGCGTTTGGGGCAAGCTCGATCGTCATCACGGTCAACGGCACCGCCGTGGCGCACGCCAACATCTGCCTGGTTCAGCCCAACGCGACGGTTGCCGGAACCGGCACCGGAGCGACGTTCTGCGATCTGAACACGAACACGCTGACGGTGGTGGGCCAGTGGGCCAACGGCCGTTCCCTGTACTTTGACTGCAGCGGCCCCGGCGACAACGAAGTTGTCGCCACCGTACGGAACAGTGTGGTCCACTCGTCCCGCGTCCGCTGCGACGAATAA
- a CDS encoding type IV pilin N-terminal domain-containing protein, which translates to MKANQARGDEAVSPVIAVILMVAITVVLAATVYIWVTSFSSQQDAGVQATVVVDTLDSDGDVQSDTIRLLLSNTAESFAAAQVTVTNNGAPATLYTDQGTSAAFSTAWTSGTSLFLNCTQGNNEIIVTLRNSVVASRTVRCDEATP; encoded by the coding sequence ATGAAAGCCAACCAAGCACGCGGAGACGAGGCCGTCTCGCCGGTGATTGCCGTCATCCTCATGGTGGCCATCACCGTCGTCCTGGCGGCGACCGTCTACATCTGGGTCACGAGCTTCAGCAGCCAGCAGGACGCCGGCGTCCAGGCGACCGTCGTCGTCGATACGTTGGACAGCGACGGCGACGTGCAGTCGGACACGATACGCCTGCTGCTTTCGAACACCGCCGAGTCCTTCGCGGCCGCCCAGGTGACGGTAACGAACAACGGCGCGCCGGCGACGCTGTACACGGACCAAGGCACCTCCGCGGCCTTCAGCACGGCGTGGACGAGCGGCACGTCGCTGTTCCTCAACTGCACGCAGGGCAACAACGAGATCATCGTGACCCTGCGCAACAGCGTCGTTGCAAGCCGCACGGTCCGCTGCGACGAAGCGACCCCGTAA
- a CDS encoding CARDB domain-containing protein: MSITAPSAQATIIGETFTENAAANFPKPGEEFALMRISVADEGTDDTHDNITAVRVSLATSPGRIDVSQISKVNVTVRTTGTNVRFSETTTAGDIETLITTGYNATFTKISVHDGVTARIWINLTLASNAVPGKTLLGAANVYVEDVDDSESCVNQICVESVADTQISIVASPTLPDFTITGFTGASSAGTDMYVANANNTILVTARNANASDYQFLGIDSVQLWYRFSQAPFGGPQFAQQTNAWTPLYLHWNKTTDDNLNQTYDTNPSVSGAGQWVLATPVYTDIGTDTVNTTNILFQLQNGSGYYEFFVRATDKAGAVEQVPTTFDARALIDEGGEDAFLLRINNNLVGHEAATRTGISATVEFNSTHSLQVSGAVTASDVLCLKKPGNITVACRDGPSASWSNIVFDTLGHWWIQDGVSSTVGKNFTVYVNVTPQILLLTQPASVVYSKTSFNASITTTVTWPNGTAAQGALVQVWAPTDTPGVNHPRRNATVAADGTATVNDIPIANNGTGIYQVTAVLGATTYSLSAPAAGLQNWTVTATTPAAVIALNNATGGFSTGNVTANFTFASDGKSLLGTLTGTLDVARQFNITVTRDNAIFAYLNATRSTPSSCAITDVANDTTALFINISCPGSGNITLQPNGVWQTGTYSIEVRADTVGTTGAVSGWEYIGSVAFTVPSPTPGVVIRQGETIIWDTRTNTGTNLIERVVPPGDPGTSAAGLNLTFEFIGRLGGEAGGPTGVTDTTALHQRSNRSGANVTISGDVLFGLDTTGSSTTRCGTPYAWAVVYGDICVSASRIGYDTTTNRYFAQILPTKSGGSVDLRFRWSNPNITLDESVSIPVRAAVTSGVMTVTPTTMGTSTNTTVTITWREAGGDPARGRIQVSAFDQSGARVFTGFTVFDSFGATGAAVTVNGSTNAGAGAVTVLYINASADVVGRHIVLNASQQLADGSEISHALAKIAVVPTHDVVVTVNNTQAVAGNPTVFQVNVTRLGLPFDADVWFLTTQEVADLRNNGTLPTLSDAAFARTFTASASGVRASTGNYSKSIILTKVDPEGIYFVYARNTSKTHDNLDGLVQVTVRNVTVAFTPNSVPLQIGTVEAFQNITVNVSVTNPFTGAPLNGTLTMVNHFDTSHGNAWVSAFGAAWTNGTTFTVTNGWIGQGVNVTGIDLGVVNFTFTMATTSATAASIDGTFTVVSPDITISPDQIASGRATTVTVTVRDVEGLPLSGLNIAIQCPGASGNATTGANGAASLRLAPTAPGLCPVLINGTATGRFVTVATSALVIVISPGTSIEQGGQVTVTVRDVDETAALTATPTIRITPPSGADITVNAATHTFVPTQLGTYSVQATATGYASATASFAVVEPTPGAAFNYTNFDVQPRTVTAGDVIVATVNVTNTGGRDGTTQVALIINGAQRGSPVTVNLAPGASQPVTLSYTTTSQDVGTLSVRVGDATPITVTVNAFQPPTSTFAYSGLQVQPTTVTAGDAVTVRCTVQNTGTAAGSVNVPFKLNGATVATVPVTLNAQASETVQAQVTVPAGTPAGQAQVSCGDTAAQTVTVNARGPGVPGFEGLAAIGALGAALFVLRRKN, translated from the coding sequence TTGTCGATTACTGCCCCAAGCGCCCAGGCCACCATCATCGGCGAAACGTTCACGGAGAACGCCGCAGCGAACTTCCCCAAGCCGGGCGAAGAGTTCGCGCTAATGCGCATCAGCGTGGCGGACGAAGGAACGGACGATACGCACGACAACATCACTGCAGTGCGCGTGTCGCTTGCTACGTCCCCCGGCCGCATCGACGTCTCCCAGATTTCGAAGGTCAACGTCACCGTCCGCACGACGGGAACGAACGTCCGCTTCAGCGAAACCACCACTGCGGGGGACATCGAAACCCTCATCACGACGGGCTACAACGCGACGTTCACCAAGATCAGCGTGCACGATGGCGTCACGGCCCGCATCTGGATCAACCTCACGCTCGCCTCCAACGCCGTGCCCGGCAAGACTCTGCTCGGCGCGGCCAACGTATACGTTGAAGACGTTGACGACAGCGAATCCTGTGTAAACCAGATTTGCGTGGAGTCTGTCGCGGACACGCAGATTTCGATCGTCGCGTCGCCAACGCTTCCCGACTTCACCATCACGGGCTTCACGGGCGCTTCGAGCGCTGGCACGGACATGTACGTGGCCAACGCCAACAACACCATCCTGGTCACGGCACGCAACGCCAACGCGTCCGACTACCAGTTCCTTGGTATCGACAGCGTCCAACTCTGGTACCGCTTCTCGCAGGCTCCCTTTGGCGGCCCGCAATTTGCGCAGCAGACGAACGCATGGACGCCGCTCTACCTTCACTGGAACAAGACGACCGACGACAACCTGAACCAGACGTACGACACGAACCCGTCGGTCTCGGGAGCCGGGCAGTGGGTCTTGGCGACGCCCGTCTACACGGACATCGGCACGGACACCGTCAACACGACGAACATCCTGTTCCAGCTGCAGAACGGCTCGGGCTACTACGAGTTCTTCGTGCGCGCTACGGATAAGGCCGGCGCCGTCGAGCAGGTCCCGACGACCTTCGACGCCCGCGCCCTCATCGACGAGGGCGGCGAGGACGCCTTCCTGCTTCGCATCAACAACAACCTCGTGGGCCACGAGGCGGCCACGCGCACCGGCATCTCGGCGACGGTTGAGTTCAACTCGACCCACAGCCTCCAGGTGAGCGGCGCCGTGACCGCAAGCGACGTGCTGTGCCTCAAGAAGCCGGGCAACATCACCGTCGCCTGCCGCGACGGACCCTCGGCCTCCTGGTCGAACATCGTGTTCGACACGCTTGGCCACTGGTGGATCCAGGACGGCGTGAGCTCGACCGTCGGCAAGAACTTCACCGTCTACGTCAACGTCACGCCGCAGATCCTGCTGCTCACGCAGCCGGCCTCCGTCGTGTACTCGAAGACGTCGTTCAACGCCAGCATCACGACGACCGTGACCTGGCCCAACGGCACGGCCGCCCAGGGCGCGCTCGTCCAGGTGTGGGCCCCGACGGACACGCCCGGCGTGAACCACCCGCGCCGCAACGCGACGGTGGCCGCGGACGGCACGGCCACGGTGAACGACATTCCGATCGCCAACAACGGAACGGGGATCTACCAGGTCACGGCCGTGCTTGGCGCGACCACCTACTCGCTGAGCGCCCCGGCCGCCGGCCTCCAGAACTGGACGGTCACGGCCACCACCCCGGCGGCGGTGATCGCACTGAACAATGCGACCGGTGGATTCTCTACGGGCAATGTAACGGCGAACTTCACCTTCGCGAGCGACGGGAAGTCCCTGCTGGGCACCCTGACGGGCACGCTCGACGTCGCGCGGCAGTTCAACATCACGGTGACGCGGGACAACGCGATCTTTGCCTACCTGAATGCGACGCGCAGCACCCCCAGCAGCTGTGCGATCACGGACGTGGCCAACGACACGACCGCGCTGTTCATCAACATCTCTTGCCCCGGTTCTGGCAACATCACGCTGCAGCCCAACGGCGTCTGGCAGACCGGCACCTACTCGATCGAGGTCCGTGCGGACACAGTCGGGACGACCGGAGCGGTGAGCGGCTGGGAATACATCGGCTCGGTTGCGTTTACCGTGCCATCGCCGACGCCGGGTGTCGTCATCCGGCAGGGCGAGACAATCATTTGGGACACGCGCACGAACACGGGCACGAACCTCATCGAGCGCGTGGTGCCGCCGGGCGATCCGGGCACGTCGGCGGCTGGGCTCAACCTGACCTTTGAGTTCATCGGCCGCCTCGGCGGCGAGGCCGGTGGGCCGACGGGCGTGACGGACACCACGGCGCTGCACCAGCGGTCCAACCGCTCGGGCGCCAACGTCACGATCTCGGGCGACGTGCTCTTTGGTCTCGACACCACGGGCTCGAGCACGACGCGTTGCGGCACCCCGTACGCCTGGGCTGTCGTGTATGGCGACATCTGCGTGTCGGCCTCGCGCATCGGCTACGACACGACGACGAACCGCTACTTTGCGCAGATCCTGCCGACGAAGTCCGGCGGTAGCGTGGACTTGCGCTTCCGCTGGAGCAATCCGAACATCACCCTGGACGAGTCGGTCTCGATCCCGGTCCGCGCGGCCGTTACGAGCGGTGTGATGACAGTCACCCCGACGACCATGGGCACGAGCACGAATACGACCGTGACGATCACGTGGCGCGAGGCCGGCGGCGATCCGGCCCGCGGACGCATCCAGGTGTCCGCCTTCGACCAGTCGGGCGCGCGCGTCTTCACGGGCTTCACCGTGTTCGACTCGTTCGGCGCAACCGGCGCCGCTGTGACCGTGAACGGCAGCACCAACGCAGGTGCCGGCGCCGTGACGGTGTTGTACATCAACGCGTCCGCCGACGTCGTAGGACGGCACATCGTGCTGAACGCAAGCCAGCAGCTCGCCGACGGCTCGGAGATCTCGCACGCGCTTGCCAAGATCGCGGTTGTTCCCACCCACGACGTCGTGGTGACGGTCAACAACACGCAGGCGGTCGCGGGCAACCCGACGGTCTTCCAGGTGAACGTCACGCGGCTGGGCTTGCCCTTCGACGCGGACGTCTGGTTCCTGACGACCCAGGAAGTCGCGGACCTGCGCAACAACGGCACGCTTCCGACGCTGTCGGACGCGGCCTTCGCGCGCACGTTCACGGCCTCCGCGAGCGGCGTCCGAGCCAGCACGGGCAACTACTCGAAGTCGATCATCCTGACGAAGGTCGACCCCGAGGGCATCTACTTCGTCTACGCTCGCAACACGAGCAAGACGCACGACAACCTCGACGGCCTCGTGCAGGTGACCGTCCGCAACGTGACGGTGGCGTTCACGCCGAACTCGGTGCCGCTGCAAATCGGCACCGTCGAGGCGTTCCAGAACATCACCGTGAACGTCTCCGTGACGAACCCGTTCACGGGCGCGCCGCTCAACGGCACGCTGACGATGGTCAACCACTTCGACACGTCCCACGGCAACGCCTGGGTCTCGGCCTTTGGCGCGGCGTGGACGAACGGCACGACCTTCACCGTGACGAACGGCTGGATCGGCCAGGGCGTGAACGTGACGGGCATTGACCTCGGCGTGGTGAACTTCACGTTCACCATGGCGACGACGAGCGCGACGGCTGCCAGCATCGACGGCACCTTCACGGTCGTGAGCCCGGACATCACGATCTCGCCGGACCAGATCGCTTCGGGCCGCGCGACGACCGTGACCGTCACGGTGCGCGACGTCGAGGGCCTGCCGTTGTCGGGCCTCAACATCGCCATTCAGTGCCCCGGAGCGTCCGGCAACGCCACGACCGGCGCCAACGGCGCGGCGTCGCTGCGCCTGGCTCCGACGGCGCCTGGCCTGTGCCCCGTGCTCATCAACGGCACGGCCACGGGACGGTTCGTGACGGTGGCCACGAGCGCCCTTGTGATCGTCATCTCGCCCGGCACGTCCATCGAGCAGGGCGGCCAGGTGACGGTCACGGTGCGTGACGTGGACGAGACGGCCGCCCTCACGGCGACGCCTACGATCCGCATCACGCCGCCCTCGGGCGCGGACATCACCGTGAACGCGGCCACGCACACCTTCGTGCCGACTCAGCTTGGCACGTACTCCGTGCAGGCGACTGCGACCGGCTACGCGTCGGCCACGGCGAGCTTTGCCGTGGTCGAGCCGACGCCGGGCGCGGCGTTCAACTACACGAACTTCGACGTGCAGCCGCGCACGGTCACGGCCGGCGACGTCATCGTGGCAACGGTGAACGTCACGAACACCGGAGGCCGGGACGGAACCACGCAGGTGGCGCTCATCATCAACGGCGCCCAGCGCGGTTCGCCAGTCACGGTGAACCTGGCGCCTGGCGCCAGCCAGCCGGTGACGCTCAGCTACACGACGACGTCGCAGGACGTCGGCACGCTTAGCGTGCGCGTGGGCGACGCGACCCCGATCACGGTGACCGTGAACGCCTTCCAGCCGCCGACGAGCACCTTCGCGTACAGCGGCCTGCAGGTGCAGCCCACGACGGTCACGGCCGGGGACGCGGTCACGGTGCGCTGCACGGTGCAGAACACCGGCACTGCGGCCGGCTCGGTGAACGTGCCGTTCAAGCTGAACGGTGCAACCGTGGCCACGGTCCCGGTGACGCTGAACGCCCAGGCGTCGGAGACGGTCCAGGCGCAAGTGACGGTGCCCGCGGGAACCCCCGCCGGGCAAGCCCAGGTGAGCTGCGGTGACACGGCGGCTCAGACCGTGACCGTGAACGCTCGCGGTCCTGGCGTGCCCGGCTTCGAGGGCCTTGCGGCCATCGGCGCCTTGGGCGCGGCGCTGTTCGTGCTGCGGCGCAAGAACTAG
- a CDS encoding signal recognition particle subunit SRP19/SEC65 family protein yields MPVVSKGDERYVLYPSYFDLNEPRPTRRVPRELAVRGPTSEEIAKAALALKLRPVLEKGRAHPSRPWERRGRVLIEARGAKSALLHQVAAIVKEARGEQAAPKHVGKAT; encoded by the coding sequence GTGCCCGTGGTCTCCAAGGGCGACGAGCGGTACGTTCTCTACCCATCCTACTTCGACCTCAACGAGCCCCGCCCAACGCGACGCGTCCCGCGCGAGCTTGCAGTCCGCGGGCCCACGAGCGAAGAGATCGCCAAGGCGGCGCTCGCGCTGAAGCTCCGCCCGGTCCTCGAGAAAGGACGGGCGCATCCGAGCCGGCCTTGGGAACGGCGGGGTCGTGTCCTCATCGAAGCGCGCGGGGCAAAGTCCGCCCTCCTGCACCAAGTCGCGGCCATCGTGAAAGAGGCCCGCGGCGAGCAGGCCGCCCCCAAGCACGTGGGGAAGGCCACGTAG
- a CDS encoding 30S ribosomal protein S8e produces the protein MALWQGISRRKPSGGRLRPAHKKRKFEIGREPHLPTIGEEKRKSVRIRGGQTRIRILQASVAYVTDPKTNKTVKAEIKTVTDNPANPNFIRRNIITKGAIVVTSKGKARVTSRPGQDGTISAVLVE, from the coding sequence ATGGCGCTCTGGCAAGGCATCTCCCGCCGCAAGCCCTCGGGCGGCCGGCTCCGGCCCGCCCACAAGAAGCGGAAGTTCGAGATCGGACGCGAGCCGCACCTTCCCACGATCGGCGAGGAGAAGCGCAAGAGCGTCCGGATCCGCGGCGGCCAGACGCGCATCCGCATCCTCCAGGCAAGCGTCGCCTACGTGACCGATCCGAAGACGAACAAGACCGTGAAGGCCGAGATCAAGACCGTCACGGACAACCCCGCCAACCCGAACTTCATCCGGCGGAACATCATCACCAAGGGAGCCATCGTCGTGACGAGCAAGGGCAAGGCGCGCGTGACCAGCCGGCCAGGCCAAGACGGCACGATCAGCGCCGTCCTCGTCGAGTGA
- a CDS encoding DUF6015 family protein gives MVRIQRREAEAEIITVEDLSQAIQDKIGLIPEEADRDAEFVMDIFGFNDRIIDNVLEPEDRQLFYILEEEGLLTTEREETTLYDGREWRTHYWLFRKDKILGAADEHRQKLAQKSEEFAIYEELPEDVWATRARM, from the coding sequence ATGGTGAGGATCCAACGGAGGGAGGCAGAGGCAGAGATCATCACGGTCGAAGATCTTAGCCAGGCCATTCAAGACAAGATCGGTCTCATCCCGGAGGAGGCCGACCGAGACGCCGAATTTGTGATGGACATCTTCGGTTTCAACGACCGGATCATCGACAACGTCCTGGAGCCGGAGGACCGGCAACTCTTCTACATTCTCGAGGAGGAGGGCCTCCTTACGACCGAACGCGAGGAGACCACCCTCTACGACGGTCGCGAGTGGCGCACGCACTACTGGCTCTTCCGCAAGGACAAGATTCTGGGCGCAGCCGACGAGCACCGCCAGAAGCTCGCGCAGAAGAGCGAGGAGTTTGCCATCTACGAGGAGCTCCCCGAGGACGTCTGGGCGACGCGCGCACGCATGTAG
- a CDS encoding winged helix-turn-helix domain-containing protein: protein MAFSVRDVTADPEVLRLLSSQTRLQILEHLSGRRMTVSELARVMELNKSTLHEHLGKMVGGGLIVKVESPQRQWVYYQLSARAQSILLPGASRTYDLPFFGAATAVAGVVAIALVFATAGPFLPGLVHEAPVATLAGGQAIAGAPTTWSLALSRPLAAPTVEILDGPEPLEANVLAKPAARVSGSTLTFLATLPAGEFWFAVSGEVDGRSVAFAPVGARVESPSIVASPSVLLAGVDHAYRVDAVVRVGQGPVAGGTLVLLLPPGSAVDAPEVQVGERGEASFVVSPLAQGVLRFAYRAPQDGSELVAAHGEIPIEAPHAHLVPGRLVAGQVNALEVRIEHPVRGPVAAVPVHIRDPRGHVLAQGLTEADGRAMLVVRPSTPGELFLVAGRSESWSLAAGTANVQYFAVARTFSVASGGGGLESTFRAYLHNQGTGPVRELVLLRVDGREVDRQEVTLAPGEGRLVEFAPVRTTQPQHLVAISGMPPFAWRSGAGPAFAALDVAPVEDALPVLLQGALVTSGVAVVLGARRRWRPHDR, encoded by the coding sequence ATGGCGTTCTCCGTCCGCGACGTCACGGCCGACCCGGAGGTCCTGCGGCTTCTCTCGTCGCAGACCCGTCTCCAAATCCTGGAGCATCTTTCCGGTCGCCGCATGACCGTAAGCGAGCTCGCTCGGGTCATGGAGCTGAACAAGTCCACCCTGCATGAGCATCTGGGCAAGATGGTGGGCGGCGGTCTCATCGTCAAAGTCGAGAGCCCGCAGCGCCAGTGGGTCTATTACCAGTTGTCGGCTCGCGCCCAAAGCATCCTTCTTCCCGGCGCCTCGCGAACCTACGATCTGCCCTTCTTTGGCGCGGCCACCGCCGTGGCGGGCGTGGTCGCCATCGCGCTCGTCTTCGCCACGGCCGGTCCCTTCTTGCCGGGGCTCGTCCACGAGGCGCCCGTCGCGACCTTGGCAGGCGGACAGGCGATCGCGGGCGCTCCCACGACGTGGAGCCTTGCGCTTTCGCGCCCCCTGGCTGCGCCCACCGTCGAGATCTTGGACGGGCCCGAACCGCTTGAGGCCAACGTGCTTGCCAAGCCCGCCGCTCGCGTGTCCGGCTCGACGCTTACGTTCCTAGCCACGCTGCCGGCCGGCGAGTTCTGGTTCGCGGTTTCGGGCGAGGTCGACGGGCGTTCCGTCGCGTTCGCGCCGGTTGGAGCGCGCGTCGAATCCCCTTCCATCGTCGCAAGCCCGAGTGTCCTGCTGGCCGGGGTCGACCACGCCTACCGCGTGGACGCCGTCGTGCGCGTCGGGCAAGGCCCCGTGGCCGGCGGAACGCTCGTGCTCCTCCTGCCGCCGGGGTCGGCCGTCGACGCGCCGGAGGTGCAAGTCGGCGAGCGCGGAGAGGCTTCCTTCGTGGTGAGCCCGCTTGCCCAAGGCGTGCTTCGGTTCGCGTACCGCGCCCCGCAGGATGGCAGCGAGCTCGTTGCGGCGCACGGCGAGATTCCCATCGAGGCGCCGCATGCGCACCTCGTTCCTGGGCGGCTTGTTGCTGGCCAGGTGAACGCGCTGGAGGTCCGCATCGAGCACCCCGTGCGCGGTCCCGTGGCCGCCGTTCCCGTGCACATCCGGGACCCGCGCGGGCACGTGCTGGCCCAGGGCCTCACGGAGGCCGACGGAAGGGCGATGCTCGTCGTCCGCCCCTCGACGCCCGGCGAGCTGTTCCTCGTGGCGGGACGCAGCGAGTCCTGGTCGTTGGCGGCCGGGACCGCAAACGTGCAGTACTTCGCGGTGGCCCGCACCTTCAGCGTGGCTTCGGGCGGCGGCGGGCTGGAGTCGACGTTCCGCGCCTACCTTCACAACCAGGGAACCGGCCCCGTCCGCGAGCTTGTCCTCTTGCGCGTGGACGGACGCGAGGTGGACCGGCAGGAGGTCACGCTGGCGCCCGGCGAGGGGCGGCTTGTCGAGTTCGCGCCCGTGCGCACGACGCAGCCCCAACATCTCGTTGCGATCTCCGGAATGCCCCCGTTTGCATGGCGGTCGGGCGCCGGTCCCGCATTTGCCGCTTTGGACGTGGCGCCGGTCGAGGACGCTCTGCCCGTTCTTCTCCAAGGCGCGCTTGTGACCAGCGGCGTGGCAGTCGTGCTCGGCGCGCGCCGGCGCTGGCGGCCGCACGATCGGTGA